A single region of the Triticum dicoccoides isolate Atlit2015 ecotype Zavitan chromosome 2B, WEW_v2.0, whole genome shotgun sequence genome encodes:
- the LOC119363865 gene encoding uncharacterized protein LOC119363865 yields MEDLVEQILLRLPPKDPACLVRASVVCKPWRRLVAGPAFRRRYREFHRRPHLLGVLQILQGDEPYYSRFVPTSVFRVVDPVLPCWLVVDCRHGRALFATTNPHIEGTLDLVVWEPMTDDQRRVPQPSPEPEDYVDYAAAVLCAAEGCDHCGCEGGPFLVAFVSTDKGKGVTSARLYSSETGAWNETTSLHHPEANAHFAASVHVGDALYFRGIGNYTIEYQLTTARLSVLEALAKCNGRLVTMEDGGLGFAAVDNTIITLWARETGPEGAETWTHRRVIDLKTLLSEDALSHSINGIKYYSWIPVVSVVGFAEGTDAIFVGTIACVYMIELKSRRVTKVLDEFGRVCPYMGFYIPDMEVASTAEGPKEGVLNL; encoded by the exons ATGGAAGACCTCGTAGAGCAAATCCTTCTCCGCCTCCCGCCGAAAGATCCCGCGTGCCTCGTGCGCGCTTCAGTCGTCTGCAAACCCTGGCGTCGCCTCGTCGCCGGCCCCGCCTTCCGCCGCCGCTACCGCGAGTTCCACCGGAGACCTCACCTGCTGGGCGTCCTCCAAATCCTGCAAGGTGATGAACCTTACTACTCCCGATTCGTCCCCACCTCCGTCTTTCGCGTTGTGGATCCCGTCCTTCCATGTTGGTTGGTTGTCGACTGCCGCCACGGCCGGGCCCTGTTCGCCACCACAAACCCGCACATCGAGGGGACCTTGGACCTCGTCGTCTGGGAACCCATGACGGACGACCAACGCCGGGTTCCCCAGCCCTCGCCGGAGCCGGAGGACTACGTCGACTACGCAGCGGCGGTGCTCTGTGCCGCCGAAGGCTGCGACCACTGCGGCTGTGAGGGTGGGCCCTTTCTTGTGGCCTTCGTATCCACCGACAAGGGGAAGGGGGTGACCTCCGCCCGCCTGTACTCCTCGGAGACCGGCGCGTGGAACGAGACCACCTCTCTTCATCACCCCGAGGCCAATGCCCACTTTGCGGCTAGCGTCCATGTGGGAGACGCGCTCTACTTCCGCGGCATCGGGAATTACACCATCGAGTACCAACTTACTACAGCCCGCTTGTCCGTGTTGGAGGCGCTGGCCAAGTGTAATGGGAGGCTCGTGACAATGGAGGACGGTGGCCTGGGATTTGCCGCTGTGGATAACACGATCATAACCCTGTGGGCAAGGGAGACTGGCCCTGAGGGCGCAGAGACATGGACGCATCGCAGGGTAATCGATCTCAAGACGCTGCTTTCTGAAGATGCCCTCTCACACTCAATTAACGGAATCAAATACTATAGTTGGATTCCCGTTGTATCTGTGGTCGGCTTTGCTGAGGGCACTGATGCCATTTTTGTTGGCACCATTGCTTGCGTCTACATGATTGAACTCAAGTCACGCCGAGTCACCAAGGTGCTCGATGAATTTGGGAGAGTCTGCCCCTACATGGGCTTCTACATTCCAG ACATGGAAGTAGCTTCTACAGCTGAGGGGCCAAAAGAGGGTGTTTtaaatctatga